AGACTCCCCCTGACACCTGCAAGTCCCTAAGTCTTCGCATACCAATTCCATGAACACATTTCTGGAATGTAGAATTTGGTAGAGACTTGGTAAATAAATCAGGAAGGTTGTCGCATGATTTGACTTGCAGAATGCTTATTTCCCCGCTTTTCTGAAGATTATGGGAGAAAAACCATTTAGGAGAAATATGCTTGGTGATATTACTCTTGATGTATCCTGTTTGCATCTGCGCAACACAGGCCGCATTATCTTCATAGATAATGGTAGGTGATTTTATCGAACCCATTCCACATGACTGTTGTATGTGGTTTATCATTCTGCGAAGCCATACACATTCGCATGTTGCTTCAAATAATGAAATTATTTCAGAATGATTGGTAGATGTTGCCACCAGAGTCTGTTTCGAAGACTTCCATGATATAGCAGTGCCACCATGTAGGAACACGAAGCCGGTCTGAGATCTGGCATTATGGGGATCAGACAAATAACCGGCATCTGCATATCCAATCATATCAGTCCTGATTTTTCTGGAACTGGAAAAATAGGCCAAGATCCTTTGTGCCTTGGAGATATCGAAAGATATTCTTCACTCCAGACCAATGACGTTTGGTGGGAGCTGCGCTATGTCTAGCAAGTAGATTCACTGCAAATGCAATATCAGGTCTTGTgcaatttgcaagatacataagCGCTCCAACAGCACTAAGGTATGAAACTTCAGGTCCCAACACCCCTTCTCCATCATCCCTTGGTCTGAACGGATCTTTCTCTATGTCTAGAGATCGAACCACCATGGGAGTTTTAGATGGATAGGACTTGTCCATATTGAATTTCTCCAATATTTTCTGGATATAGGCAGATTGGTGTACCATGATTTCTGAGGGAAGATGCTCAAGTTGAATACCTAAGCAAAATTTGGttttacccaaatccttcatctcaaattcCATCTTTAGGTGATTGCGTGCTTCATCAATATCTGGTGTGCTGCCGATGATGTTGAGATCATCAACATACACAGAAATGATGCAAAATCCTGTAGAGGACTTCTTGATGAAAACACATGGGCAATCAGCACTATTGGAGTAACCTTTTTGAAGAAGGAACTCACTGAGTCGGTTGTACCACATCCGTCCCGACTGCCTTAAGCCATATAATGACTTATTCAGCTTTACACAATACATGTTGCGTTCTGCATTTTTATTCGGGACAGAGATTCCATCAGGAACCTTCATATATATGTCCGAATCTAGTGACCCGTAAAGGTATGCGGTCACGACGTCCATCAACTGCATAGATAGACGATTTTGCACTGCCAAGGATATAAGATATCGGAAAGTGGTTGCACTCATTACTGGAGAATATGTTTCAGTGAAATCAATGCCGGGTTTTTGCGTGAAACCTTGTGCTACGAGCCTTGCTTTATATCTCACCACCTTCTCCGGAAACCCATTTGAATCCCACAGGGAAAACACTGGAAGGTGTAGGTATTGCTTCAGTGAATACCTTTCTTTGTTAAGCGAGGCAATTTCTGCTTGGATTGCATCCTTCCATTTAGGCCAGTCGGAGCGCTTTTGGCACTCAACGATAGACCTTGGATCATGATCAGTGAGAAGGGTATCTGCAATCTTTTCAGCAAAATATATGTCGACAGTCGTAGTCTTACGGTCAAATGATTCTCCAGAATCAACATAGTTGATGGAAATTTCCTGCATCCCTAGTGACTCTTCGTGATTTCCCAATACGATCGAGTCTGGGTGTTCCGATGTCCCAGTCAGTTTGTGCATACTGGAACTGGGTTGAGGAGGTTGCCCTTCCACTGGGTGTATACTACCCATCAGGTGTTTGTCAACGTTGAGTTGACCTGCATTTACTGACTCTGAGGTTTTTCTCCTCGATTTCATTTGCTGCTTGCTAGAAGCATGCTCCGGGTCAGAGGCCGTACTACTCCCCCTCTTTTTAGGAATAGGGAGTTGAGTGGTTTTTATTGGTACCTCCACTCTTTCTGGCGCGTTTCTGGCCGGGTTTAAGGATTTTGTAACACCTTTCAAATCAGTAAATGAATCTGGCAGATTATTTGCAAGATGTTGCAAATTAACGATCTTCTGAACTTGAAGTTCGGTCTCTTGGGTACATGGATCAGAGGATGAAATGGCATAAGCATTCCAATCAATTTCCGGGCATTCTTTCTGGTACTTGAAATCTCCCCCTAATGCCGGAAAATGTTCCTCATTAAATATGCAATCAGCGTGACGGGCTGTGAACAGATCCCCAGTCAGGGGTTCCAGGTACTTGATAATCGACGGCGATTTGTACCCCACATAGATCCCCAACTTCCTGTGTGGGCCCATCGATGTCCGCTGTGGTGGTGAGATCGGGATGTATGTAGCACATCCGAACTTACGCAGATGGGAAATGCTTGGAGGATTTCCACGTACCAATTCCAGAGGGGAAGAACTGTGATATGCAGTTGGCCTCAATTGTATCAAGTCAGCAGCGTGTAAAACAGCGTGACCCCAACAAGAGGTTGGCAAGTTGCAATTCGTCAACAAAGGTCTTGCAATGAGTTTGATCCTCTTAATCAACGCTTCAGCCAAACCATTTTGTGTATGGACATATGGAACGGAGTGCTGAACTTCAATCCCCAAAGCCATGCAATAATCATTGAAAGCACGTGAGGAGAATTCTGCAGCATTGTCCATTCGAATTGATTTAATTCGACTTTCAGGATAATGGGCTTGCAACTTAATGACTTGCCTCATTATCTTGGCAAATGCATGGTTTCGTGTGGATAGAAGACACACATGTGACCATCGTGTAGATGCGTCAATCAGAACCATGAAATACCGGAAAGGTCCAGATAATGGCTGAATGGGACCACAAATGTCTCCTTGAATACGTTCAAGGAACTGAAGTGGTTCAGCTTGTATTTTGAGGTGTGAGGGCCTCAAAATTAGCTTTCCTGTGGCACAAGATGTGCACACAAAATCAGAAGATTGAGGAAATTTTGACTCAAGCAAATTATGACCAATGGAATTGCTAGTAATTTTTCTCATCATCCCTATTCCAGGATGGCCTAGGCGATCATGCCAGGTTTGGAATGCGTTAACATTCTGAAAAATTACTTTGTATGCAACATGTTCCACGGGTTTGATGTACGTATAGTACAAACCAGACGATAGAGAAGGAATTTTCTCATGTACCTTTTTGCCATATCCGTCATCTTTAGTAAAGAGTAGATACTCCTCTTTGTTGTCTTCATGGGTTTCAATATGAAAACCATTTTTACGGATATCTCGATAACTGATCAGGGTACATGCAGAATCGGGATACAGTAAAGCATCCTCAATGGTCACATATGTACCACTTGGAAGGGTGAATATGGCACGTCCAGTACCAACAATCACAGTATCGCGTCCAGCGATAGTTAGAATATCTCCATTCGTCTTTTTCAGAGTTTTGAAATATTTCATCTCCctcagtatggagtttgtggcacCACTGTCCATAAGGCATAATTCCTCTTCCATCGGATTGTCCCCGTAGAAAACGGCGGCGAGTGCTCCCTCTCTTCTCCTTTCTCTGATGTTTCTTTTGCTCTCGCTGGCTGTTCTACGTGCGTGATAATGTGTTTTGAATCAGAATGATCGAATCCATTGATCGATGGTTGCAGGCCCCCTTTTATATGTCCCGAAGAGACACGACGATCCCTCGAGGGGGCGTCGGTTCCAGGAGATCGAAGGGAGGCGTCGGTTGCGGAAACGACGGTTTGGGCAAGGGGAGATTTTCCCCTAATTACAGAATTAGTTTTAACAGAGGAGAGGAGAAGATATTTAATGATGATTCACAAGTCATTTACCGAGGAGATAAGAATGGGAAGGAGCGGTGGAGTAATTCCTCAGTGCGGATTAGGGAAATTTCCTTTGTTTTTTATTATAATAAAGAGAAGCTGACAGGGTATATACTTACGGGTCGGGTTTGGGTATATCCATGGGTATAAAGTTATACCCATGCCCTATCCACAATTAGTCGGGTCGGGTTTGGACGTTGTCCATGGGTATAAAATTGTATCCAAACCCTGTCCATTCGGGTCGGATATCCGCGGGTATCCATGTCCGTGGATAAAATTGCCATCCTtaattccacccatagtgctatgtccatggctcgcgctcatatattgcgtaaaagttgaaagagtttgaaaaggctaagtatgaaacaattgcttggcttgtcatcagggttgtgcatgatgggagcattttgtgtgacgaaaatgaagcatggccaaactatatgattttgtagggataagctttctttggctatgttattttgataagatataattgcttggttaccatgcttgaagtattactatttttatgtcaatattaaacttttgtctagaatcttttggaTCCGAACATTCATGCCGCAATAAAGAGAATTatattgaaaattatgttaggtagcattccacatcaaaaatctgtttttatcatttatctacccaaggacgagcaggaattaagcttggggatgcttgatacgtctccaacgtatctataatttttgattgttccatgctattatattatctgttttggatgtttaatgggctttaatatactttttatattatttttgggactaacctattaaccgaaggcacagtgcaaattgctgtttttttgcctgtttcagtgttctgcagaaaaggaatatcaaacggaatccaaacggaacgaaaccttcgcgaggacctttcttggaacaaacgcaatccaggagacttggagtggaagtgagagacgcaacgaggcgaccacgaggcaggatggcgcacccagggggtaggcgcgccccccaccctcgtcggcccctcgtagctccaccgacctacttctttcgcctatatatatactcttataccctgaaaacatccaagggagccacgaaaccacttttccaccgccgcaaccttctgtacccgtgagatcccatcttggggccttttccggcgatctgccggagggggattcgatcacggagggcttctacatcaacaccatagcctctccgatgatgtgtgagtagtttaccacagaccttcgggtccatagttattagctagatggcttcttctctctctttggttctcaatacaaagttctcctcgatgttcttggagatctattcgatgtaattctttttgcggtgtgtttgccgagatccgatgaattgtgggtttatgatcaagattatctatgaacaatatttgattcttctctgaattcttatatgcatgatttaatatctttgcaagtctctttgaattatcagtttggtttggcctactagattgatctttcttgcaatgggagaagtgcttaactttgggttcaatcttgcggtgctcgatcccagtgacagaaagggaaccgacacgtattgtattgtttgcatcgaggataaaaagacgggtttatatcatattgcttgagtttatccctctacatcatggcatcttgcttaatgtattactctgttcttatgaacttaatactctagatgcatgctggatagcggtcgatgtgtggagtaatagtagtaggtgcagaattgtttcggtctacttgacacggacgtgatgcctatgttcatgatcatgcctagatattctcataactatgcgcttttctatcaattgatcggcagtaatttgttcacccaccgtaatatatgctatcttgagagaagccactaagtttccgatctataattctagtttactaattattttgcaatctttattttccaatctatacaacaaaaataccaaaaatatttatcttattatcttttcagatctcacttttgcaagtggccgtgaagggattgacaacccctttttcacgttggttgcaaggttcttgattgtttgtgcaagtactaggcgacttgcgtgtagtctcctactggattgataccttggttctcaaaaattgagggaaatacttacgctactttgctgcatcaccctttcctctttaagggaaaaccaacgcatgctcaagaggtagcactaggCGATGAGCCAACTGGCTTTCGCTCTCCTGCCAACGTTGTCTACAGAGGGTGTGGGCAAGGTCGCAACAACAGAGGAGGTCGTGGGCGAGGGAACAGGGGGCATGGTCGTGGTGATCGCCCCTCTTCCTCTCCTGCTCGCGGCAATGGTGGTGGCGGCTATCAACAGCGTCAGCGACAACCACcacaacagcagcaacaacagcatGAGGGAGACTATCCCGAGTGCCAAATATGTTACAAGTACCATGCCGGGGGCGCAAGGGCCTGTTGACATCGCTATGAGGAGGATCATGAAGAAAAAAAAGGCCAACCTCGTCACCAACTCCTACGGGATTGACACAAACTGGTATGCAGATTCTGGCGCCACCAAACACATCACGGGGGAACTCAACAAGCTAACGATGCGAGAAAGGTATCACGGAGGCAACCAAGTGCACACGTCAAGTGGAACTGGTATGGATATTACTCATATTGGAAACTCAATTGTTAAAAACCCCATTAGAAACTTGCATCTAAAAGATGTTCTACATGTTCCCCATGCATCAAAAAATCTTATGTATGTTCATAGATTCACTCTTGACAATAATGTTCTCATCATCTTTTATCCCTATTCTTTTGTGATTAAGGACTTGGCAACGAGGAGAGTCATCTTTAGAGGAAAGTTTGAAGGAGGTCTCTATCCACTCgtatcatcatcttcatcatggTCAAATAAACAAGTCTGGAGTGTCACCAAACCATCTTCTGCGAAGTGGCATCGACGCTTGGGTCATCCATCTTCAGTTATAGTTCAACATGTTCTTAGTAGAAATAAACTCCCTTATGAGTCTAGTGTTGAGTCAGTTTGTGATGCGCGTCAACAAGCTAAAAGTCATCAATTGCCATATCCCATCTCTACCAGTGTATCTACCGCTCCCTTGCAACTTATCTTTTCAGATGTGTGGGGGCCAACCCCCACTTCAGTTGGTAGATTTTCGTACTATGTGAGCTTCATTGATGATTATAACAAGTTTTATTGGATTTATTTGCTAAAGAAATGATCTGATGTGTTTCAAGTCTTTAGCAATTTTCAGAATCTTGTTGAACGCCAACTACTCTAAAATTCTTGCCATGCAAACAGACTGGGGTGGTGAGTATGAGAAACTTAATTCATTCTTCCAAAAGATTGGAATTTCACATCATATCTCCTGCCCTAATGCTCACCAAAAAAATGGGTCTGTTGAACGAAAACATCGTCATGTTGTTGAAGTAGGACTAGCATTGCTAGCTCATGCATCAATGCCTCTCAAATTCTAGATGAAGCTTTTCTTACCGCTACATATCTTATCAATATTCGTCCTAGCAAAGTAATAAAATTTGAGAATCCCATCACACAACTTTTTGGTGTCAATCCAGATTACACATCTCTTCGCATCTTTGGTTGTGCATGTTGGCCAAATCTTAGACCTTACAACACACGTAAACTTGCCTTTCGTTCCAAGCAGTGTGTCTTCTTAGGCTATAGTCATATGCACAAAGGGGTTAAATGCCTTGATGTTTCCACTAGAAGGGTCTATATATCCAGAGATGTTGTCTTTGACGAGTCAGTTTTCCCTTTCAAGTCACTCCATCCAAATGCCGGTGCCCTTCTCCGTAAAGAAATTCTTCTTCTTCCGAATTTTGATCAAGGAGGCGATAACAATTGTGCTGACCAATGTGCTAATACTCCTGTTAGTTCTTCTCCTGTTGATATACATgtgcaggtgcctgaagaaaacGGAGGTCAAAATGATCAAAATCATGAAAATCCAGCACAAAATGAAGCATTATTTCATGTGCATGAAGAAGGAGCAGCAAGCGTGGAGCACGGGGATGATTTGGCGGCCCCTACCACACCTGCGCGCAGTCATCCTTGGATCACGCGCAAAGATCCGCCTTGGATTGGGCGCCTGAAAGCGCCAATGCTAGCGCCAGCAGTCCGGCAGTGGACAGCGCCCAGGGCCTCGCGAGCCAGTCTGCCGTTGTCGCGTCCTCACGCGGGGTCGCGCGGTCCGCCCAGATGCGGCCAACCAGGGGGGGCGCAGGATCCTCTGCAGCAGTTATCTCTGCGGCCCGCGGTAGTCCCGGTTCTGGAGCAGCCACACAGGTGACTATAGGATCTGCTACGTCCGGATCTGCTGTGTCTACTCAGAATGTGTTTTTGGATGGATCTCCAGGATCTTCTGCAACCAGTCAGGTCATGCAATCTCCTGTGCAACTGAATACTACCACTACCTCAAGGGTTATGACCAAGCTACAAAAAGGtattaaaaatccaaaaataagaACTGATGGAACTATACGGTATGGCATGTTATGTATTTCAAGAGAACCAACAAACTTGGGTGATGCACTTGGAGACTCAAAATGGAAAAAGGCGATGGATGAAGAATATATTGCACTGATGAAGAACAAGACATGGCATCTAGTGCCAAATCAGAGAGGTAAAAATATTATTGATTGCAAATGGGTATATTCAAGAAGAAGGCAGATGGCTCTATTGATAGATACAAGGCACGTCTAGTTGCAAAAGGCTTTAAACAACATTATGGCATCGATTATGAGGACACCTTTAGTCTTGTCGTTAAAGCTGCGACCATACGACTTGTCCTAGCTATTGTTGTATCAAGGGGATGGAGTCTAAGACAACTAGATGTACAGAACGCGTTCTTGCATGGTGTTCTGGATGATGAGGTTTATATGAGGCAACCACCAGGGTATGAAAACAAGCAAAAACTACATCATGTGTGCAAACTTGACAAGGCTCTCTATGGTTTGAAACAAGTGCCTCGAGCATGGTACTCTAGGTTGAGCTCAAGGTTGAAACATCTTGGCTTCACTGCATCAAAAGCTGACACTTCTCTCTTTATTTATAACAAGGCAAACACTATCATTTTTGTGCTtatttatgtggatgatatcatagTTGCAAGTTCCTCACAGAATGCTACTAATGCTCTTCTACATGATTTAAGCTCAGAATTTGCCTTGAAGGACCTTGGTGACTTGCATTTCTTCCTAGGGATTGAAGTTAAGAAGATTCAAGATGGCATAGTATTAAAACAGGAAAAATATGTCACTGAACTTCTAACACGTATGGGGATGAAGGATTGTAAACCTTCACCCACACCATTCTCAGCTTCAGAACAACTTTCGGCATATGAAGGCGAGACACTTAAAGAAGAAAAAAGTACAAGGTATAGGAGTGTTGTTGGAGCATTACAGTATTTGACCTTGACACGGCCAGACATTTCATTTGTTGTCAACAAAGTCTGTCGGTATTTGCATTCTCCTACCTCTAGTCACTGGACAGCTGTAAAAAGGATTGTATGGTATATCAAACATACTGCAAGCTTGGGACTTCAATTCAGACGTTCTAATTCCACGCTTGTTAGTGCTTTTCCTGATGCTGATTGGGTAGGCTGCAGTGATGACAGAAAATCACCTGGAGGTTTTGCAGTTTTCTTTGGCTCTAAACTTGTTTCTTGGAGTGCCAGAAAGCAAGCAACAGTGTCAAGATCAAGCATAGAAGCTGAATATAAGTCATTGGCCAATGCTACTACTGAAGTTATCTGGTTGGAGTCTTTGCTTAAGGAATTGGGAGTAAAGCAACAACGCATCTCATGTCTATGGTGTGATAACTTGGGTGCTACCTACTTATCTGCTAACCATGTTTTTCATGCCAGAACAAAGCATATTAAAATTCATTTTCACTTTGTACGAGAAAGGGTTGCAGAGAAGAAGTTAGAGATACAATACATTCCCTCTAAAGATCAAGTAGCAGATGGGTTTACCAAAGCATTACCAGTCAAGCCATTTGAAGCATTCAAGAATAATCTTAATCTAGGATAGTTGAGATTAAGGGAGGGTGTTAGACAAATAGATATTTTCTCTCTGTAATCTCAAACTAGTCTATCTCTATCTCCTTCTCGTATACAACTCTGTCTCCTATTCCTTCTATAACACGAACTGAATCCCTGCGATCTGTTCGTTCGACTTGTATGCCACGGCCGGGGCATTTCCTGCCTCGATCAATATATACCTGCGGCTCCCCTACGAGGGAGTAGGAACGCTTCCATAATCTTACATCTGTCTCtcggtctctctctctctcacacacacacacacacacacacatacacacacgcTCCTATGAAGGCATACACGTACATCATATGAGAGATTGAGTCTACAAATCTTCTCCCTCCGAAGGGAATAGTATAATTCAAGAAGGTGTGAGCCCCCATGTCAAGTCTAGTACTTGAACATGGGTGGACAAGTTCCTTTCCTTCTGTTATAGTAGTACTGTATATATATGGCAACAAGAGGTACAACTGAAAGATCATCACCGTTAATATCTTTGACGACCATTCCTAAATGATGTAGCCGCACGTACGCATCAGCAACCGCTGTCGTTAATTCTTCGGAAGTTCAGAGCCAGAGAGCGCCGGCTTGGCGGAGGAGCGGCACGAGCTGGCCGCCGAGGTGCAGCGACATGACCTTGTCGGTGGGGCCGACGAGCGCGCCGCCGATGAAGACGGCCGGCACAGGCGGGTTCTGGCCAACCATGCCGGCGAGCGCCCTCTCGACGTCCTTCCCGCGGGGGTCCTTGTCCAGCTCGTGCACCGTCCAGCTCACGCCCATCTCCGTGAAGAGCGTCTTCACCGCGTGGCACATGCAGCAGTTGCTCGCCCCGAAGATGACCACCGCGCGCTGCGACGCCAGCCGCCTCACCCTCTCCGCCATTGCTCAACTTGCTAACTCTTTCTCTACGAACCTAAATCGAACGATCTGATCAACTCGCTTCACTTGAGCTAGCTATCTATGCTGTTTGTTTCTTTTGGAGGTTTATGGTGGTTGTGACTGAACGGTGTCTATTTATAGATGATGATGGGGCAAATCGAAGAAGTGTGAGTCGGTCAGAATATGTGTTCTCTGTGAGCTTTGTGCTATGACGTTTAAATGACGTGGAATCGAATAACTAAAACTGGAGGTGAATTaagattcgagatagactgaactTTAGTTATTTCTCTAGTACATTAAAAATGGATGGTAGCATTGATCGGATCCAATGCTTCAGTTGACTAACGTTCCATAGCTCTAATTGCCTCCTTTTGCCATTTCATTGTGACAAAGAATACGTGTCCATTTGGAGTGGGCATCGTGAATCACGTTTTCTCTTGATGACACTGCGCTAAAC
The Aegilops tauschii subsp. strangulata cultivar AL8/78 chromosome 3, Aet v6.0, whole genome shotgun sequence genome window above contains:
- the LOC109748330 gene encoding putative glutaredoxin-C2; translated protein: MAERVRRLASQRAVVIFGASNCCMCHAVKTLFTEMGVSWTVHELDKDPRGKDVERALAGMVGQNPPVPAVFIGGALVGPTDKVMSLHLGGQLVPLLRQAGALWL